A genomic segment from Cryptosporangium phraense encodes:
- a CDS encoding TetR/AcrR family transcriptional regulator has product MPSPAGKAEKPARPRRPRGSINPSDIIAGAFAFYRDVPVEQWSIPQLAAHLDVGVTSIYWYFRTKRELVAAMTEAALSSFYERMPPLRGDDWEAQLANFFLDFHRLLAGDDLACDLIVRQIDAADDDGAGSRSWARKQELLDALAAAGVPDALAQHAFFTLSVYTQGFLLVQRKGRQAPLGATADPSAELEFGITNIIRGLRPLLTPAEDQEDVGAA; this is encoded by the coding sequence ATGCCGTCCCCAGCGGGTAAAGCGGAGAAGCCGGCGCGCCCACGCCGGCCCCGCGGCTCGATCAACCCGTCCGACATCATCGCCGGAGCGTTCGCGTTCTACCGCGACGTACCGGTCGAGCAGTGGAGCATCCCGCAGCTCGCCGCGCACCTCGACGTCGGGGTCACGAGCATCTACTGGTACTTCCGCACGAAGCGCGAGCTGGTCGCGGCCATGACCGAGGCCGCGCTGAGCTCGTTCTACGAGCGGATGCCGCCGCTGCGCGGCGACGACTGGGAAGCGCAGCTGGCGAACTTCTTCCTCGACTTCCACCGCCTGCTGGCCGGCGACGACCTGGCCTGCGACCTGATCGTCCGCCAGATCGACGCGGCCGACGACGACGGCGCCGGCTCGCGGTCGTGGGCGCGGAAGCAGGAGCTGCTGGACGCGCTCGCCGCCGCCGGCGTGCCCGACGCGCTCGCGCAGCACGCGTTCTTCACACTGTCGGTCTACACGCAGGGGTTCCTGCTCGTGCAGCGCAAGGGTCGCCAGGCGCCGCTGGGTGCCACCGCCGACCCGTCGGCCGAGCTCGAGTTCGGTATCACGAACATCATCCGAGGCCTCCGCCCGCTGCTCACCCCCGCCGAAGACCAAGAGGACGTCGGAGCCGCCTAG
- a CDS encoding DoxX family protein: protein MEWVDVGLLLIRLSLGVTLLMHGWNHWHGGGKIAGTAGWFEGLGLRPGVMQAWASVVTELAAGAGLIVGLLTPLACAATIGVMAVAAIVAHRPNGFFVFRDGYEYVVMIAVFCAALGILGPGRISLDHALDIQITGLAGLLVAVLVGLGGTALLLATTWRPNKKKTEVPS from the coding sequence ATGGAGTGGGTCGATGTCGGTTTGCTGCTGATCCGGCTGAGCCTCGGCGTCACGCTCCTGATGCACGGCTGGAACCACTGGCACGGCGGCGGCAAGATCGCCGGCACCGCGGGCTGGTTCGAGGGCCTGGGCCTGCGGCCCGGCGTGATGCAGGCCTGGGCCAGCGTGGTGACCGAGCTGGCCGCGGGCGCGGGGCTGATCGTCGGCCTGCTGACGCCGCTGGCCTGCGCGGCGACGATCGGCGTGATGGCGGTGGCAGCGATCGTCGCCCACCGGCCGAACGGGTTCTTCGTCTTCCGCGACGGCTACGAGTACGTCGTGATGATCGCGGTCTTCTGCGCCGCGCTGGGAATCCTCGGCCCGGGCCGGATCTCGCTCGACCACGCGCTCGACATCCAGATCACCGGTCTCGCCGGTCTTCTCGTCGCGGTCCTGGTCGGCCTGGGCGGCACCGCGCTACTCCTCGCCACCACCTGGCGCCCGAACAAGAAGAAGACCGAAGTCCCGTCGTGA